One Mycolicibacterium fluoranthenivorans DNA segment encodes these proteins:
- a CDS encoding poly-gamma-glutamate hydrolase family protein has protein sequence MTLSHIYFAYGSNLCVDQMARRCPDATDPRPATLPDHDWLINERGVATIEPLDGALVHGVLWRVSPRDLSTLDSAEGVPVRYRRDRRVVFTEDGPRDAWVYIDPRVEPGPPRPGYLERIITGAVHHGLPQTWIDFLHRWDPAGWPHRDRGAHASAPQSLTALLAHPEVSEAVTLRSRFGFLAIHGGGLERMTDVIAERAAHASGASSYVVRHPAEYPHHLASARYLPEQSEHLAAFLDHVDIVVSLHGYGRIGRSNQLLAGGGNRALAAHLARHLSIPGHHLVTDLEAMPRELRGLHPQNPVNLARQGGTQLELPPRVRGLSPRSGMAGPDGLTPATVALVRGLVAAARSWPPRTG, from the coding sequence ATGACGTTGTCGCACATCTATTTCGCGTACGGGTCCAACCTGTGCGTGGACCAGATGGCGCGACGCTGCCCCGATGCCACCGACCCCCGGCCCGCGACGCTGCCCGATCACGACTGGTTGATCAACGAACGGGGCGTGGCCACGATAGAACCGCTGGACGGCGCACTGGTGCACGGTGTGCTGTGGCGGGTCAGCCCCCGTGATCTGTCCACCCTGGACAGCGCCGAAGGAGTCCCGGTGCGGTACCGGCGCGACCGCCGGGTGGTGTTCACCGAGGACGGCCCGCGCGACGCCTGGGTCTACATCGACCCGCGCGTCGAGCCCGGACCGCCGCGGCCCGGCTACCTGGAACGGATCATCACCGGCGCCGTCCACCACGGGCTGCCACAGACGTGGATCGACTTCCTGCACCGATGGGACCCCGCCGGCTGGCCCCACCGTGACCGCGGCGCGCACGCGTCGGCGCCGCAATCACTCACCGCGCTCCTGGCCCACCCGGAGGTGTCCGAGGCGGTGACCCTGCGATCGCGGTTCGGCTTCCTGGCCATCCACGGCGGCGGGCTGGAGCGGATGACCGACGTCATCGCCGAACGCGCCGCCCACGCCAGCGGGGCGTCGTCCTATGTCGTGCGTCATCCCGCCGAATACCCGCACCACCTGGCCTCCGCCCGGTATCTGCCCGAGCAGTCCGAACACCTTGCGGCATTTCTCGACCACGTCGACATCGTGGTGTCCCTGCACGGCTACGGCCGCATCGGCCGGAGCAACCAACTGCTCGCCGGGGGCGGCAACCGGGCGCTGGCCGCACACCTGGCCCGGCATCTGTCGATACCGGGCCATCACCTCGTGACCGATCTCGAGGCGATGCCTCGCGAACTGCGCGGTCTGCATCCGCAGAACCCGGTGAACCTCGCCCGGCAGGGCGGCACTCAACTCGAATTACCGCCGCGCGTGCGCGGACTCAGTCCGCGCAGCGGAATGGCGGGACCCGACGGACTCACCCCCGCCACCGTGGCCCTGGTCCGCGGACTGGTCGCGGCCGCTCGCTCCTGGCCCCCACGCACGGGCTGA
- a CDS encoding Nramp family divalent metal transporter: MLQDTQARVRPGWYLLGPAFVASIAYVDPGNVAANVSAGAQFGYLLVWVILVANIMAGLVQYLSAKLGLVTGRSLPEAIADNTRTPTRIAFWLQAETVAMATDLAEVVGGAIALHLLFDLPLLVGGIITGLVSMLLLAVQNRRGQQVFERVITGLLLVIAIGFLTSLFVEPPAPADVASGLIPRFDGPESVLLAAAMLGATVMPHAVYLHSGLARDRHGQPAAGPARRRLLRITRVDVGIAMLIAGAVNLAMLLVAATNLQGMANTDSIEGAHAAVADTLGPVVALFFAIGLLASGLASTSVGAYAGAMIMSGLLRRTYPLLLRRLVTLIPALVILGIGVDPSRALVISQVVLSFGIPFALIPLVRLTSNRILMGADVNHRITTGLGWLVAAVITVLNIVLIYLTVRG; the protein is encoded by the coding sequence TTGTTGCAGGACACGCAGGCACGGGTGCGGCCGGGCTGGTATCTGCTCGGACCCGCCTTCGTCGCCTCCATCGCCTACGTCGATCCCGGCAACGTCGCGGCCAATGTGAGTGCCGGAGCCCAGTTCGGTTACCTGCTGGTCTGGGTGATCCTGGTGGCCAACATCATGGCCGGGCTGGTGCAGTACCTGTCGGCCAAACTCGGGCTGGTCACCGGCCGCTCGCTGCCGGAAGCGATCGCCGACAACACCCGCACTCCCACCCGGATCGCCTTCTGGTTGCAGGCCGAGACGGTCGCGATGGCCACCGACCTGGCCGAGGTTGTCGGCGGCGCCATCGCCCTGCACCTGCTCTTCGACCTGCCCCTGCTGGTCGGCGGGATCATCACCGGCCTTGTCTCCATGCTGCTGCTCGCCGTGCAGAACCGCCGCGGACAACAGGTCTTCGAGCGGGTGATCACCGGACTGCTGCTGGTCATCGCCATCGGATTTCTCACCAGCCTGTTCGTCGAACCACCCGCACCCGCAGACGTCGCCTCGGGTCTGATTCCCCGGTTCGACGGCCCGGAGAGCGTGCTGCTGGCCGCCGCCATGCTGGGCGCCACCGTCATGCCGCACGCGGTGTATCTGCATTCCGGGCTGGCCCGCGACCGGCACGGCCAGCCGGCCGCCGGCCCGGCCCGGCGGCGCCTGCTCCGCATCACACGCGTCGACGTCGGCATCGCGATGCTGATCGCCGGCGCGGTGAACCTCGCCATGCTGCTCGTGGCGGCCACCAACCTGCAGGGCATGGCCAACACCGACTCGATCGAAGGCGCGCACGCCGCGGTGGCCGACACCCTGGGACCGGTGGTGGCCTTGTTCTTCGCGATCGGGTTGCTGGCCTCGGGCCTGGCCTCGACCTCGGTCGGCGCCTACGCCGGCGCGATGATCATGTCGGGTCTGCTGCGCCGCACCTATCCCCTGCTGCTGCGCCGGCTGGTGACGCTCATCCCGGCATTGGTCATCCTGGGCATCGGTGTCGACCCAAGCCGCGCCCTGGTGATCTCCCAGGTGGTGCTGTCGTTCGGGATCCCGTTCGCGCTCATCCCACTGGTCCGGCTGACCAGCAACCGCATCCTGATGGGCGCCGACGTGAACCACCGCATCACCACCGGACTGGGCTGGCTGGTGGCGGCCGTCATCACCGTGCTCAATATCGTGCTCATCTACCTGACTGTGCGAGGCTGA
- a CDS encoding TIGR03621 family F420-dependent LLM class oxidoreductase produces MASDFRFGFSMRDATSAGFVQDEARRAEQLGYDVLLVPDHLGIAAPFPALTAAATTTERLHLGTFVLNACFYKPALLARDVQTLHDISGGRFEVGLGAGYVKEEFDAAELPFPSAGKRVDYLAHVTAYLAEHVPDAPIVIAGGGDRLLTVAARWATTIGVTGDLADRLAFLRTVAGDRFDALELNVAITAVPTDGSGIPDLKMTRRFAPDATDEELLDNPGVLSGTPADQADKLRRLRDEHGVTYFVVQSAHAEAFGKVIAELR; encoded by the coding sequence ATGGCATCTGACTTCCGGTTCGGCTTCAGCATGCGCGACGCCACCTCCGCAGGGTTCGTCCAGGACGAGGCCCGGCGCGCCGAGCAGCTCGGCTACGACGTCCTGCTCGTTCCCGACCATCTGGGGATCGCCGCTCCGTTTCCCGCGCTGACCGCCGCGGCCACCACCACCGAGCGGCTGCACCTCGGGACGTTCGTGCTCAATGCCTGTTTCTACAAGCCGGCCCTGCTGGCCCGCGATGTGCAGACCCTGCACGACATCTCAGGCGGCCGGTTCGAGGTCGGCCTGGGCGCGGGGTACGTCAAGGAGGAGTTCGACGCCGCCGAGCTGCCGTTCCCCAGCGCCGGGAAGCGCGTCGACTACTTGGCACACGTCACCGCCTATCTGGCCGAGCACGTCCCGGACGCGCCGATCGTGATCGCCGGCGGCGGCGACCGGCTGCTCACCGTGGCGGCCAGGTGGGCCACCACCATCGGTGTCACCGGCGATCTGGCCGATCGCCTCGCGTTTCTGCGCACCGTCGCCGGCGACCGTTTCGACGCGCTGGAACTCAACGTGGCCATCACCGCGGTGCCGACCGACGGGTCCGGGATTCCGGACCTCAAGATGACGCGCCGGTTCGCACCGGATGCGACCGACGAGGAACTGCTCGACAACCCGGGCGTGCTGTCCGGGACGCCCGCAGACCAGGCCGACAAGCTGCGCCGGCTGCGCGACGAACACGGCGTCACCTACTTCGTGGTGCAGTCCGCGCATGCCGAGGCGTTCGGGAAGGTGATCGCCGAACTCAGGTAG
- a CDS encoding diacylglycerol kinase, which translates to MAIKVAAIGTGNVGRHALSQLITDPAYELTGVWVSSAAKAGQDAGTLAGLDVTTGVIATNDLGDVLATEPECVVYTAMADNRLPEALEDYRRILAAGVNVVGSAAVFLQYPWQVLPVELISPIEEAARAGSSSIFINGIDPGFANDLLPLALAGTCQSIEQIRCMEIVDYATYDSPTVMFDVMGFGKSLDELPMLLQPGVLSLAWGSVVRQLAAGLGIELDEVTETHVRVPAPEDFDIASGHIPKGSTAAMRFEVRGMVKGHPAVVLEHVTRLRDDLCPEWPQPAQEGGSYRVEVTGEPSYALDLCLSSRKGDHNHAGLVATAARVVNAIPAVVAAPAGIVTTLDLPLITGKGLYAGA; encoded by the coding sequence GAGCTCACCGGCGTGTGGGTGTCCTCGGCCGCCAAGGCCGGCCAGGATGCGGGAACGCTTGCCGGTCTCGACGTCACCACCGGCGTCATCGCCACCAACGACCTCGGCGACGTGCTGGCCACCGAACCCGAATGTGTCGTCTACACCGCGATGGCCGACAACCGGCTGCCCGAGGCCCTGGAGGACTACCGCCGGATCCTGGCCGCCGGCGTCAACGTGGTGGGCAGCGCGGCCGTGTTCCTGCAGTACCCGTGGCAGGTGTTGCCCGTCGAGCTGATCAGCCCCATCGAGGAGGCGGCACGGGCGGGATCTTCGTCCATTTTCATCAATGGGATCGACCCCGGATTCGCCAATGACCTTCTGCCCCTTGCTCTTGCCGGTACGTGTCAGAGCATCGAACAGATCCGGTGCATGGAGATCGTCGACTACGCCACCTACGACAGCCCCACGGTGATGTTCGACGTGATGGGATTCGGCAAGTCCCTCGACGAGCTGCCGATGCTGTTGCAGCCGGGGGTCCTGAGCCTGGCCTGGGGGTCGGTGGTGCGCCAGCTCGCCGCCGGCCTGGGCATCGAACTCGACGAGGTCACCGAGACCCACGTGCGGGTACCCGCGCCGGAGGACTTCGACATCGCCTCGGGGCACATCCCCAAGGGCAGCACAGCGGCCATGCGGTTCGAGGTACGCGGCATGGTCAAAGGTCATCCCGCCGTCGTCCTCGAACATGTCACCCGGCTGCGCGACGATCTGTGCCCGGAATGGCCCCAGCCCGCACAGGAGGGTGGGTCCTACCGCGTCGAAGTGACCGGCGAGCCGTCTTACGCCCTCGATCTCTGCCTGAGCAGCCGCAAGGGCGACCACAACCACGCCGGACTGGTGGCCACGGCCGCCCGCGTCGTCAATGCCATTCCCGCCGTGGTGGCCGCGCCGGCGGGCATCGTCACCACATTGGACCTGCCTCTCATCACGGGGAAAGGGCTGTACGCTGGCGCGTGA